From a region of the Streptomyces venezuelae genome:
- a CDS encoding recombinase family protein, which yields MKKASGNRQKPHTTDSQWRKTDLTLLEELISAEARLPADAPRALLSVRLSTLTTETTSPVRQELDLRRLAQERGYRVVGVASDLNVSATRVPPWRRRELGQWLNDRVPEFDVLLFWKLDRLVRRLTDLSTMIEWCLRHEKNLVSKHDAIDLSSPAGKAMTEIIGGIAEIEATAISTRVTSLWDYARTQSDWLVGKPPYGYTIDDRGRLVIDQQEQRVLRWCLGAALRGVSARRMTTVLIRARVPTGGGGQWSASTLLRRLRNPALMGFRVSEYKNGGARRSETVLGLDGNPIRVADPIVTEAEWLSLQAALSERAKAQPTRRKGGATEFLGILVCSDCGTHMTAHRSKGKVRTYEYLRCRRCPSGGLGAPDPESVYNRLTHEVMSALGSEPVKVREYAPGTDGRDRRRTVENGIAHYMTGLEPGGRYARTPFTRQQAEQSLEGLITELERLDPQTAQDRWLQTSSGGTFRERWVQEDRETMASDLRRAGITCSVSRRKVPGVRAPEVDLKLIVPADARERLVIKRDAFTSGS from the coding sequence ATGAAGAAAGCCTCGGGAAACCGGCAGAAACCCCACACGACAGACTCCCAGTGGCGCAAGACCGATCTGACCCTGCTGGAGGAGCTCATATCGGCGGAGGCACGCCTGCCTGCCGACGCGCCACGGGCACTTCTCTCCGTGAGGCTCTCCACACTCACCACCGAGACCACCTCCCCCGTCCGGCAAGAACTCGACCTACGCCGTCTTGCCCAGGAGCGGGGATACCGTGTCGTCGGTGTCGCAAGCGATCTGAACGTCTCCGCAACCCGGGTTCCGCCCTGGCGACGCAGAGAGCTCGGGCAGTGGTTGAACGACCGGGTACCGGAGTTCGACGTGCTGCTCTTCTGGAAGCTGGACCGCCTGGTCCGCCGGCTCACCGATCTCAGCACCATGATCGAGTGGTGTCTCCGGCACGAAAAGAACCTGGTCTCCAAACACGACGCCATCGACCTGTCCAGTCCTGCCGGAAAGGCAATGACAGAGATCATCGGTGGCATTGCCGAAATCGAGGCAACAGCCATCAGTACTCGTGTGACCAGCCTCTGGGACTATGCGAGGACGCAGTCAGATTGGCTCGTCGGCAAACCGCCCTACGGCTACACGATTGACGATCGCGGCAGGCTGGTCATCGATCAGCAGGAGCAGCGCGTGCTGCGCTGGTGTCTGGGCGCCGCATTGCGCGGGGTCTCCGCTCGGCGGATGACCACCGTCCTCATCCGGGCACGGGTCCCTACCGGTGGAGGTGGTCAGTGGAGCGCAAGCACCCTGCTGCGAAGACTGCGCAATCCGGCACTCATGGGCTTCCGAGTCAGCGAATACAAGAACGGTGGCGCGAGGCGCTCGGAGACCGTCCTGGGCCTGGACGGCAATCCGATCAGGGTGGCCGATCCCATCGTCACGGAAGCGGAGTGGCTATCCCTCCAAGCGGCGCTGAGTGAACGGGCGAAAGCGCAGCCGACCAGACGCAAGGGCGGAGCGACGGAGTTCCTGGGGATTCTGGTGTGTTCGGACTGCGGCACGCACATGACAGCGCACAGGAGCAAGGGGAAGGTCCGCACATACGAGTACCTGCGGTGCCGTAGGTGTCCCAGCGGTGGTTTGGGGGCTCCAGATCCGGAATCCGTCTACAACCGACTGACCCACGAGGTCATGAGCGCGTTGGGCTCGGAGCCGGTCAAGGTCAGGGAGTACGCACCGGGCACGGACGGCCGCGATCGGCGGAGGACAGTCGAGAACGGCATCGCCCACTACATGACCGGTCTGGAGCCCGGCGGGCGATACGCCCGGACCCCCTTCACGCGTCAGCAGGCGGAGCAATCGCTGGAAGGGCTGATCACCGAACTGGAGAGGCTGGACCCGCAGACTGCGCAGGACCGCTGGCTGCAGACATCCAGCGGCGGTACCTTCCGCGAGCGCTGGGTCCAGGAAGACAGAGAAACCATGGCCAGCGACTTGCGGCGAGCGGGGATCACCTGCTCGGTCAGTAGGCGCAAGGTCCCCGGCGTCCGGGCGCCGGAGGTAGACCTGAAGTTGATCGTTCCCGCAGATGCGAGGGAACGGCTGGTCATCAAGAGGGACGCCTTCACCAGCGGATCCTGA
- a CDS encoding TIGR03960 family B12-binding radical SAM protein has protein sequence MMTESVFPQLEALLPHVQKPIQYVGGELNSTVKEWESCDVRWALMYPDAYEVGLPNQGVMILYEVLNEREGVLAERTYSVWPDLEELMREHKVPQFTVDSHRPVSAFDVFGLSFSTELGYTNMLTALDLAGIPLEARNRTVDHPIVLAGGHAAFNPEPIAEFIDCAVIGDGEQAVLDMTEIIRTWKAEGRPGGREEVLLRLAKTGNVYVPGFYDVEYLPDGRIGRVVPNRSGVPWRVSKHTVMDLDEWPYPKQPLVPLAETVHERMSVEIFRGCTRGCRFCQAGMITRPVRERSITGIGEMVEKGLKATGFEEVGLLSLSSADHTEIADIAKGLADRYTDDKVGLSLPSTRVDAFNVDLANELTRNGRRSGLTFAPEGGSERMRKVINKMVSEEDLIRTVATAYGNGWRQVKLYFMCGLPTETDEDVLQIGDMAVNVIAKGREVSGQNDIRCTVSIGGFVPKPHTPFQWAPQLSAEETDARLGKLRDKIRGDKKYGRSIGFRYHDGKPGIVEGLLSRGDRRIGDVIRAVYESGGRFDGWREHFSYDRWMEAAEKTLPAYGVDVAWYTTRERTYEEVLPWDHLDSGLDKDWLWEDWQDALDETEVDDCRWTPCFDCGVCPQLDTHIQIGPTGKKLLPLSVVNK, from the coding sequence GTGATGACCGAGTCGGTCTTCCCTCAGCTTGAGGCCCTGCTTCCGCATGTGCAGAAGCCCATCCAGTACGTCGGCGGTGAACTCAACTCCACGGTCAAGGAGTGGGAGAGCTGCGACGTCCGCTGGGCGCTCATGTACCCGGACGCGTACGAAGTCGGGCTGCCCAACCAGGGCGTCATGATCCTGTACGAGGTGCTCAACGAGCGCGAGGGCGTCCTCGCCGAGCGCACCTACAGCGTGTGGCCCGACCTCGAAGAACTGATGCGCGAGCACAAGGTGCCGCAGTTCACCGTGGACAGCCACCGCCCGGTGTCCGCCTTCGACGTGTTCGGCCTGTCCTTCTCCACGGAGCTGGGCTACACGAACATGCTCACGGCCCTGGACCTCGCCGGGATCCCGCTGGAGGCCCGCAACCGTACCGTCGACCACCCGATCGTCCTCGCGGGCGGCCACGCGGCCTTCAACCCCGAGCCGATCGCGGAGTTCATCGACTGCGCGGTCATCGGCGACGGCGAGCAGGCCGTCCTCGACATGACCGAGATCATCCGCACCTGGAAGGCGGAGGGCCGGCCGGGCGGGCGCGAAGAGGTTCTCCTGCGTCTCGCCAAGACCGGCAACGTCTACGTCCCCGGCTTCTACGACGTCGAGTACCTGCCGGACGGCCGCATCGGCCGCGTCGTGCCCAACCGCTCCGGCGTGCCGTGGCGCGTGTCCAAGCACACCGTCATGGACCTCGACGAGTGGCCCTACCCCAAGCAGCCCCTGGTCCCGCTCGCCGAGACCGTCCACGAGCGCATGTCCGTGGAGATCTTCCGCGGCTGCACCCGCGGCTGCCGTTTCTGCCAGGCCGGCATGATCACGCGCCCCGTGCGGGAGCGAAGCATCACCGGCATCGGCGAAATGGTGGAGAAGGGCCTGAAGGCCACCGGCTTCGAGGAGGTCGGTCTCCTGTCCCTGTCCTCCGCGGACCACACGGAGATCGCCGACATCGCCAAGGGCCTCGCCGACCGCTACACGGACGACAAGGTGGGCCTGTCCCTGCCGTCGACCCGCGTGGACGCGTTCAACGTGGACCTCGCCAACGAGCTGACCCGCAACGGTCGCCGCTCGGGCCTGACCTTCGCTCCCGAGGGCGGCTCCGAGCGCATGCGCAAGGTCATCAACAAGATGGTCTCGGAAGAGGACCTGATCCGGACCGTCGCCACCGCGTACGGCAACGGCTGGCGCCAGGTCAAGCTGTACTTCATGTGCGGCCTGCCCACCGAGACCGACGAGGACGTGCTCCAGATCGGCGACATGGCGGTCAACGTCATCGCCAAGGGGCGCGAGGTCTCCGGCCAGAACGACATCCGCTGCACGGTGTCCATCGGCGGGTTCGTGCCCAAGCCGCACACCCCGTTCCAGTGGGCGCCGCAGCTCTCGGCCGAGGAGACGGACGCCCGCCTGGGCAAGCTCCGCGACAAGATCCGCGGCGACAAGAAGTACGGACGCTCCATCGGCTTCCGCTACCACGACGGCAAGCCGGGCATCGTCGAGGGCCTGCTCTCCCGCGGTGACCGCCGCATCGGCGACGTCATCCGCGCCGTGTACGAGTCGGGCGGCCGTTTCGACGGCTGGCGCGAGCACTTCAGCTACGACCGCTGGATGGAGGCCGCAGAGAAGACCCTGCCCGCCTACGGCGTGGACGTCGCCTGGTACACGACCCGCGAGCGGACCTACGAGGAGGTCCTGCCCTGGGACCACCTGGACTCCGGTCTCGACAAGGACTGGCTCTGGGAGGACTGGCAGGACGCCCTCGACGAGACCGAGGTCGACGACTGCCGCTGGACCCCGTGCTTCGACTGTGGCGTGTGTCCTCAGCTCGACACCCACATCCAGATCGGCCCCACCGGCAAGAAGCTGCTGCCGCTGTCGGTCGTCAACAAGTAG
- a CDS encoding CYTH and CHAD domain-containing protein, which yields MADTKREIERKFEFSKAKAARRGVPDLTGTAAIAAVSDQGTVDLDAVYYDTPDQRLAADGLTLRRRTGGADEGWHLKLPVSPGVRDEIGAALSDTVPPPLAALVRSRVRGAGLRPQVRLVSSRRVSHLLDATGALLAELSTDEVLAERGDTTAAWTEVEVELADGVDPELLDAVEKTFRKAGLRVSDAPSKLARALAETDAEPPARPEGGGPEGTTGAHVLAYLREQRDALVAQDPAVRRALPDSVHQMRVASRRIRSAFKTYRKVIDRTATDPIGEELRWLAGELGVDRDQEVLLERIQSHLGELPRTLLTGPVRSRLRVWNTARRSGSRRRALAVLDSARYVALLDSLDAVLDTPPLKKAAGHPPEKVLPKAVLHDYERLAGRVRSALSLDEGHERDLALHDARKAAKRFRYAAESAEPVLGKPAKHLAKAGKSVQNLLGDHQDSVVAREALRGLAVQATAAGESAFTWGVLYAREEALAERRERELPAVWAEASDPALRAPLE from the coding sequence ATGGCGGACACAAAGCGTGAAATCGAGCGGAAATTCGAGTTCTCCAAGGCCAAAGCTGCCCGGCGAGGAGTGCCGGACCTGACGGGAACGGCCGCCATCGCGGCCGTCTCCGACCAGGGCACCGTCGACCTCGACGCCGTCTACTACGACACCCCCGACCAGCGGCTCGCCGCCGACGGTCTCACCCTGCGGCGCAGAACGGGCGGCGCGGACGAGGGCTGGCACCTCAAACTGCCCGTCTCCCCGGGAGTACGCGACGAGATCGGGGCCGCGCTCAGCGACACGGTCCCGCCCCCGCTCGCCGCCCTCGTCCGCTCCCGCGTCCGCGGCGCCGGACTCCGGCCGCAGGTCCGACTCGTCTCCTCGCGCCGCGTCAGCCACCTGCTCGACGCCACCGGAGCCCTGCTCGCGGAACTCAGCACCGACGAGGTCCTCGCCGAGCGCGGCGACACCACCGCCGCCTGGACCGAGGTCGAGGTGGAACTCGCCGACGGCGTCGACCCCGAACTGCTCGACGCCGTCGAGAAGACCTTCCGCAAGGCCGGGCTCCGGGTCTCCGACGCCCCCTCGAAGCTCGCCCGGGCCCTCGCCGAGACCGACGCCGAGCCCCCGGCCCGGCCCGAAGGCGGCGGCCCCGAAGGAACGACGGGCGCACACGTGCTCGCGTACCTGCGCGAACAGCGCGACGCTCTCGTCGCCCAGGACCCCGCCGTGCGGCGCGCCCTGCCGGACTCCGTCCACCAGATGCGCGTCGCGAGCCGCCGGATCCGCAGCGCCTTCAAGACGTACCGCAAGGTGATCGACCGGACGGCCACCGACCCGATCGGCGAGGAGCTGCGCTGGCTCGCCGGCGAGCTCGGCGTCGACCGCGACCAGGAGGTCCTGCTGGAGCGGATCCAGAGCCACCTCGGCGAACTGCCCCGCACCCTCCTGACCGGCCCGGTCCGCAGCAGGCTGCGCGTGTGGAACACCGCCCGCCGCTCCGGATCGCGCCGCCGGGCCCTCGCCGTCCTCGACAGCGCGCGCTACGTGGCGCTGCTGGACTCCCTCGACGCCGTACTGGACACCCCGCCGCTGAAGAAGGCGGCCGGCCACCCCCCGGAGAAGGTCCTGCCGAAGGCGGTGCTCCACGACTACGAACGCCTCGCCGGCCGGGTCCGCTCCGCGCTCTCCCTCGACGAGGGCCACGAGCGGGACCTGGCGCTGCACGACGCCCGCAAGGCGGCCAAACGCTTCCGGTACGCGGCCGAATCCGCCGAGCCCGTCCTCGGCAAACCGGCGAAGCACCTGGCCAAGGCCGGAAAGTCGGTGCAGAACCTGCTCGGCGACCACCAGGACAGCGTGGTGGCCCGCGAGGCCCTGCGCGGCCTCGCCGTCCAGGCGACGGCCGCGGGCGAGTCCGCCTTCACCTGGGGCGTTCTCTACGCGCGCGAAGAGGCCCTGGCCGAGCGGCGCGAACGCGAACTTCCCGCCGTCTGGGCGGAGGCGTCCGACCCCGCGCTGCGGGCCCCGCTGGAATGA
- the rodA gene encoding rod shape-determining protein RodA yields MQTANKFSVSRYAPERGTMAKLTARDSVVRRLDWPILLSALALSFIGALLVWSATRNRTTLNQGDPYYFLARHALNTGIGLVLMIGTIWLGHRTLRGAVPVLYGLSLVLILAVLTPLGATINGAHAWIVIGGGFSLQPSEFVKITIILVMAMLLATRVDAGDLAHPDHRTVVKALCLAAAPMGIVMLMPDLGSVMVMIVIVLGVLLASGASNRWVIGLLGAGASGAVLIWQLGVLDEYQINRFAAFANPELDPAGVGYNTNQARIAIGSGGLTGSGLFKGSQTTGQFVPEQQTDFVFTVAGEELGFIGAGLILLLLGVILWRSCMIARDTTELYGTIVCAGIIAWFAFQSFENIGMTLGIMPVAGLPLPFVSYGGSSMFAVWVAIGLLQSIKVQRPLSA; encoded by the coding sequence ATGCAGACCGCCAACAAGTTCTCCGTCTCCCGGTACGCGCCCGAGCGCGGGACGATGGCCAAGCTCACCGCCCGCGACTCGGTGGTGCGCCGGCTCGACTGGCCGATACTCCTCTCCGCGCTCGCCCTCTCCTTCATCGGCGCCCTGCTGGTGTGGTCGGCGACCCGGAACCGGACCACCCTGAACCAAGGGGACCCGTACTACTTCCTGGCCCGGCACGCGCTGAACACCGGCATCGGCCTCGTGCTGATGATCGGCACGATCTGGCTCGGCCACCGCACCCTGCGCGGCGCCGTGCCCGTCCTCTACGGGCTCTCCCTCGTGCTGATCCTCGCCGTGCTGACCCCGCTCGGCGCCACCATCAACGGCGCCCACGCGTGGATCGTGATCGGCGGCGGATTCTCCCTCCAGCCGTCCGAGTTCGTGAAGATCACGATCATCCTGGTGATGGCCATGCTGCTGGCCACCCGGGTGGACGCGGGAGATCTCGCCCACCCGGACCACCGCACGGTCGTCAAGGCGCTCTGCCTGGCGGCCGCGCCGATGGGCATCGTCATGCTGATGCCCGACCTCGGCTCCGTGATGGTCATGATCGTGATCGTGCTCGGGGTGCTGCTGGCCTCCGGCGCCTCCAACCGCTGGGTGATCGGCCTGCTCGGCGCCGGCGCGAGCGGCGCCGTCCTGATATGGCAGCTGGGCGTCCTCGACGAGTACCAGATCAACCGCTTCGCGGCCTTCGCCAACCCCGAGCTCGACCCGGCGGGCGTCGGCTACAACACCAACCAGGCGCGCATCGCGATCGGCTCCGGCGGCCTGACCGGCTCCGGGCTGTTCAAGGGCTCGCAGACCACCGGCCAGTTCGTGCCCGAGCAGCAGACCGACTTCGTCTTCACGGTGGCGGGGGAGGAGCTGGGCTTCATCGGAGCCGGGCTGATCCTGCTCCTGCTCGGCGTCATCCTGTGGCGGTCCTGCATGATCGCCCGGGATACCACCGAGCTGTACGGCACGATCGTGTGCGCCGGGATCATCGCCTGGTTCGCGTTCCAGTCCTTCGAGAACATCGGGATGACCCTCGGGATCATGCCGGTGGCCGGCCTCCCGCTGCCGTTCGTCTCGTACGGAGGATCGTCGATGTTCGCCGTGTGGGTGGCGATCGGCCTCCTGCAGTCGATCAAGGTGCAACGGCCATTGTCGGCCTGA
- the mrdA gene encoding penicillin-binding protein 2, which produces MTNVPETGRTSRVQIRLVMIQVLVLSMLLTLGGRLWYLQIRNGDEYYHEAKSNHVQRVVQPAVRGSILDARGVPLADNETRLVVSASRTALMKMKDKGKGVMSRLADVLDMTPKEVMDKVRLCDSQTPAPCWNGSPYQPIPVTLEATTQQALQLRERPEDFPGITAEPTAVRRYPAPGGARTAQVLGYLSPVTDEEIQKAKDSDSPHLRSDQVGRSGIERTYDRQLRGKAEVTSYEVDNLGRVMGQTKSDPGVAGATLVTSIDARVQAVAEYELQDAMKVVRNETDNITGRKYEADSGAVVVMEAKTGRIVAMASQPDYDPNTWVGGISGKDYARLTSKSSNYPLLNRGIQGMAPAGSIFKVVSASAAVRAGYKFDDKYNCSSSYSLGGRSFANFESQGHGPITLGDALKFSCNTVFYALGHKEWQRDGGLSPKKDAHDWFYRTAREFGLGSETGIDLPNEVTGRIPDRKWKQNFWKANKDAWCKQGKRGGTYVEQIAYESCLEGNQLKAYDSINFAIGQGDVLVTPIQMATAYSAISNGGTLYNPTVGKAVISPDGKHIEMIKPQSHGRLPIDAKTIGDLDKGLRSVVEPGGTAAWRFGGWPMDKIPMHAKTGTAQVYGKQTTSWLATYTKDFTIVMTISQGGTGSGASGPAVRKLYNAIYGLTMDGKPDPKRPALLPGPEAKLPRIGPDGTITSPEIRPYVPSSPEDLEPAVLAGPPAPPAARQD; this is translated from the coding sequence GTGACCAATGTTCCGGAGACCGGCCGAACCTCCCGGGTACAGATCAGGCTCGTCATGATCCAGGTGCTCGTCCTCTCGATGCTGCTCACCCTCGGCGGACGGCTCTGGTACCTCCAGATCCGCAACGGCGACGAGTACTACCACGAGGCGAAGAGCAACCACGTCCAGCGGGTCGTCCAGCCCGCCGTGCGCGGCTCGATCCTCGACGCCCGCGGGGTCCCGCTCGCCGACAACGAGACCCGCCTCGTCGTCTCCGCCAGCCGCACCGCGCTGATGAAGATGAAGGACAAGGGCAAGGGCGTCATGAGCCGCCTCGCCGACGTCCTGGACATGACCCCCAAGGAGGTCATGGACAAGGTCCGGCTCTGCGACTCCCAGACCCCCGCGCCCTGCTGGAACGGCTCTCCGTACCAGCCGATCCCCGTCACCCTCGAAGCCACCACCCAGCAGGCGCTGCAGCTGCGCGAACGCCCGGAGGACTTCCCCGGCATCACCGCCGAGCCCACCGCGGTCCGCCGCTACCCGGCCCCCGGCGGAGCCCGTACCGCACAGGTGCTCGGCTACCTCTCGCCGGTCACCGACGAGGAGATCCAGAAGGCCAAGGACTCCGACTCGCCGCACCTGCGGTCCGACCAGGTCGGGCGCTCCGGCATCGAACGCACCTACGACCGGCAGCTGCGCGGCAAGGCGGAGGTCACCTCGTACGAGGTCGACAACCTCGGCAGGGTCATGGGCCAGACCAAGTCCGACCCCGGCGTGGCCGGAGCCACTCTCGTCACCAGCATCGACGCCCGGGTCCAGGCCGTCGCCGAGTACGAGCTCCAGGACGCGATGAAGGTCGTCCGCAACGAGACCGACAACATCACCGGCCGCAAGTACGAGGCCGACTCGGGCGCCGTCGTCGTCATGGAGGCCAAGACCGGCCGCATCGTCGCCATGGCCTCCCAGCCCGACTACGACCCCAACACCTGGGTCGGCGGCATCTCCGGCAAGGACTACGCCCGACTCACCAGCAAGAGCTCCAACTACCCGCTGCTCAACCGGGGAATCCAGGGCATGGCCCCCGCGGGCTCCATCTTCAAGGTGGTCTCCGCGAGCGCCGCCGTACGGGCCGGCTACAAGTTCGACGACAAGTACAACTGCAGCAGCTCCTACAGCCTCGGCGGCCGCAGCTTCGCGAACTTCGAGTCCCAGGGACACGGCCCCATCACCCTCGGGGACGCCCTGAAGTTCTCCTGCAACACCGTCTTCTACGCCCTGGGCCACAAGGAGTGGCAGCGCGACGGCGGACTCAGCCCCAAGAAGGACGCCCACGACTGGTTCTACCGGACCGCCCGGGAGTTCGGACTCGGCTCCGAAACCGGCATCGACCTGCCGAACGAGGTCACCGGACGCATCCCCGACCGGAAGTGGAAGCAGAACTTCTGGAAGGCCAACAAGGACGCCTGGTGCAAGCAGGGCAAGCGGGGCGGCACCTACGTCGAGCAGATCGCCTACGAGAGCTGCCTCGAAGGCAACCAGCTCAAGGCCTACGACAGCATCAACTTCGCCATCGGCCAGGGCGACGTCCTCGTCACCCCCATCCAGATGGCCACCGCCTACTCCGCCATCAGCAACGGGGGCACCCTCTACAACCCCACGGTCGGCAAGGCCGTGATCAGCCCCGACGGCAAGCACATCGAGATGATCAAGCCCCAGTCGCACGGCAGGCTGCCGATCGACGCCAAGACCATCGGCGACCTCGACAAGGGCCTGCGCTCGGTCGTCGAGCCGGGCGGCACCGCCGCCTGGCGGTTCGGCGGCTGGCCCATGGACAAGATCCCGATGCACGCCAAGACCGGCACCGCCCAGGTCTACGGCAAGCAGACCACGTCCTGGCTGGCGACCTACACCAAGGACTTCACGATCGTCATGACGATCTCCCAGGGTGGCACCGGTTCCGGAGCTTCCGGCCCCGCCGTGCGCAAGCTCTACAACGCCATCTACGGTCTGACCATGGACGGCAAGCCGGACCCGAAGAGGCCGGCCCTGCTGCCCGGCCCCGAGGCGAAGCTGCCCCGGATCGGGCCCGACGGCACCATCACCTCCCCGGAGATCCGGCCGTACGTGCCGTCCTCCCCGGAGGATCTGGAGCCGGCCGTGCTCGCAGGGCCGCCCGCACCGCCAGCGGCACGCCAGGACTAA
- the mreD gene encoding rod shape-determining protein MreD: protein MRFNRILLSATLVVVALVIQVTVLGRLQLPGAVPDLLLLTVVSLALVYGHVSGALIGFAAGLLADLAPPADHAAGRYALVLCVIGYVAGLTRPDGGRFRSAWGPMLTVVAAAIGSTLLYAGVGALVGDTAARHVGLTGLLFTATLYDLLLAPFTVPFIMALARRAENDPMAVEAGGGPANKAADVSAGWLAGGTGLRIGSQRGGLRLKTARSRANKAVRIKGVKAVKGVKSVKKL, encoded by the coding sequence ATGCGCTTCAACCGGATCCTGCTCTCGGCCACCCTCGTCGTGGTCGCCCTCGTCATCCAGGTCACCGTCCTGGGCCGGCTCCAACTGCCCGGCGCGGTGCCCGACCTGCTGCTCCTCACGGTCGTCTCGCTGGCGCTCGTGTACGGGCACGTCAGCGGCGCGCTCATCGGCTTCGCCGCCGGCCTCCTCGCCGACCTGGCCCCGCCCGCCGACCACGCCGCCGGACGGTACGCGCTCGTCCTGTGCGTCATCGGCTACGTCGCCGGGCTCACCCGTCCCGACGGCGGCCGCTTCCGGTCCGCCTGGGGCCCGATGCTCACCGTCGTCGCCGCCGCGATCGGCTCCACCCTGCTCTACGCCGGTGTGGGCGCCCTCGTCGGCGACACCGCCGCCCGCCACGTGGGTCTGACCGGGCTGCTGTTCACCGCGACCCTCTACGACCTGCTGCTCGCGCCGTTCACCGTGCCGTTCATCATGGCGCTGGCCCGGCGCGCCGAGAACGACCCGATGGCCGTCGAGGCCGGCGGCGGCCCCGCGAACAAGGCCGCCGACGTCTCCGCCGGCTGGCTGGCCGGCGGTACCGGCCTGCGCATCGGCAGCCAGCGCGGCGGCCTGCGCCTGAAGACCGCCCGCTCGCGGGCCAACAAAGCCGTCCGTATAAAGGGGGTCAAGGCGGTCAAGGGTGTGAAGAGCGTCAAAAAGCTGTGA
- the mreC gene encoding rod shape-determining protein MreC, with protein sequence MRDTRESRLLLVLLIAIAFALITVDIRAGEESPVDGARQAAAAVFGPVEEGVATAVDPVANAIGAVRDSGERHNRIATLERENAALKAKLGSEDQTRSRIHELDEMLKRAGAGQYGIKGAEVIAIGAAQGFSWTVTIDAGSKDGIERDMTVLNGDGLVGRVSTVGPDTATVVLANDPDFTVGTRLEKTGELGFATGQGDRALSVQMLNGKAKVSPGDRLVTFGSRGNKPFVPGVPIGEVVKVDPSRGDLTRTVWVRPFVGFSRLDIVGVVVMPPREDPRDAVLPPKPEAPKPTPTVTVTVTPSGSAGVPAKPADD encoded by the coding sequence GTGAGGGACACACGAGAAAGCCGGCTGCTCCTGGTGCTTCTGATCGCCATCGCGTTCGCGTTGATCACGGTGGACATCAGGGCAGGCGAGGAGTCGCCGGTCGACGGTGCCCGGCAGGCCGCCGCAGCGGTCTTCGGCCCGGTCGAGGAAGGTGTGGCGACCGCGGTGGACCCGGTCGCCAACGCCATAGGGGCGGTACGGGACTCCGGCGAGCGCCACAACCGCATCGCCACGCTGGAGCGCGAGAACGCGGCGCTGAAGGCCAAGCTGGGCAGCGAGGACCAGACCCGCAGCCGCATCCACGAGCTCGACGAGATGCTCAAGCGGGCCGGCGCCGGCCAGTACGGCATCAAGGGCGCCGAGGTCATCGCCATAGGAGCGGCCCAGGGCTTCTCCTGGACCGTCACCATCGACGCCGGCAGCAAGGACGGCATCGAACGCGACATGACCGTCCTCAACGGGGACGGACTCGTCGGCCGGGTCAGCACCGTCGGACCCGACACCGCCACCGTCGTCCTCGCCAACGACCCCGACTTCACCGTCGGCACCCGGCTGGAGAAGACCGGTGAACTGGGCTTCGCCACCGGCCAGGGCGACCGCGCCCTGTCCGTCCAGATGCTCAACGGCAAGGCCAAGGTCAGCCCCGGCGACCGGCTCGTCACCTTCGGCTCGCGCGGCAACAAGCCCTTCGTGCCCGGCGTGCCGATCGGCGAGGTGGTCAAGGTCGACCCCTCGCGCGGCGACCTGACCCGCACCGTCTGGGTGCGTCCGTTCGTCGGCTTCTCGCGCCTGGACATCGTCGGCGTCGTCGTGATGCCGCCGCGCGAGGACCCCCGCGACGCGGTCCTGCCGCCCAAGCCCGAGGCCCCCAAGCCCACCCCGACGGTCACCGTCACGGTCACCCCGTCAGGATCCGCCGGCGTGCCCGCCAAACCGGCCGACGACTAG